ATTTCATAAGCCTTTTTGATTATAACATAAAACGGGTCGGTGGTCATTGTTCTTACTTCAAGAATTTCAAACTGGTCTTTTCGTTCTTGCCAGGAAACAATTTTTTCTTCCTTCTCGGGATTAAAAATGGAAATTCGATATTCTCTCGTTTTTTCTAAATTAAAAATTAAATTCAGCCCGTGTGCTACTTTTAATAATTCGTTTGGTTTTCCTACAGAAATAATCACGATATTTTTTTGCGGTGCCAATTCAGAAACTTTTTTGATTAATTCTTCGACAGTATTGCTGTTGTAAATGTAGCGTTCTTCGTTTTCTTTCCACGTGATGTTAACACTTTTATCCTCAATGGCATCGCTAATTTGTTTGATACATTCGGGCATACTTTTCAGCAATTGATCTTCCACACCAAGATAGCCGTTGATTGTGTGCAATATTTCACACACCGATAAGCCGGTCATTCTGGCTGCATCATTAAAACTGGCAAAACGAGCGAGGGTATTATACATCATCGGATTCTGCATCCGCTTAAATTTGGGGGACAAATCCGACAGCACTGGTTTTAACTGCGGATGTTTGTCTAAAGTTGATTTGATATTTGAACTCGCCAAAATCACATTGGGACGGTTCATTTCTTCACCCTTATAAACAGAAATAGCATTTACGGGGCAAACATTTAGAGCTTTTTCACACATTGTAACTTCATCGGTATTTTTGGGTTGACGTTTTAGATACGCCCGATTGCTGTCGTTAATCTCAAAATTATCACCTGCAACTTCTACACAGGCTCTACAGCCGATACATTCTTCTGAAACTTTATACTTTTTCATCTTGATAATCCTTATTTGGAATTTGTCCGTTGGGGAGCCTTTTTCAGACCTCAAGGATGGTTGAATTTGCAAGACTTCCGTAATGGTCGGTGATTACGCAATCAGCCACTGGGAAGGTGTGAATAAAAGACTCGAGGATAAACAACATCCATCAACGATCCCAAGTTTTCGGAGTTCAGGGAACAATTCCGTTTCGCTTCAATATTTTAACAAATGAGAGCAGCCTTCCAAAAATTTACAGAAGGCTGCTCAATTAATCAATAATTATCCAATCATGTTTTTAATGTCATCATCCACGTTTGTGATTCCACTAATATTGAAATTATCCACGAGAACATTCAACACAGCCGGTGAGATAAATGCGGGAAGAGTTGGTCCAAGATGGATATTCTTCACTCCAAGATGCAACAATGCCAGAAGTACTGTTACAGCTTTTTGCTCATACCAAGCAATATTGTATGCGATTGGGAGTTCGTTGATATCCTCAAATTCAAACACTTCTTTTAGTTTTAGAGCAATTAAAGCGAGTGAATAACTGTCATTGCATTGACCTGCATCAAGTACGCGGGGAATTCCACCAATATCACCGAGATCGAGTTTAATATAACGGAATTTTGCACAGCCAGCAGTAAGGATGATTGTATCCTTAGGAAGTTTTTCAGCGAATTCGCGATAATAATCTCTGGTTTTATGACGTCCGTCGCATCCAGCCATTACCACAAATTTTCTGATTGCTCCTGATTTTACAGCATCAACTACTTTATCTGCTAATGCCAAAACCTGATGATGAGCAAATCCACCTACAATCTTCCCGGTTTCGATTTCAGTAGGAGCAGGAAGAGTTTTTGCCAAAGCAATTGCTTCGGAAAAATCTTTTACTTTTCCCTTTTCGGGGTTAGCAATATGTTTCACACCGTCAAATCCGACTTCGTTTGTGGTGAAAACACGATCTTTATAAGAAGGTTTCGGAGGAACCAGACAATTTGTTGTTAAGATTATTACTCCGTTAAATTTTTCAAATTCCACATTCTGCTTCCACCAGGCATTACCATAATTGCCGACAAAATTGTCATATTTTTTAAAGGCGGGATAATAGTTTGCCGGAAGCATTTCACCGTGTGTGTAAACGTCCACACCGGTTCCTTTGGTTTGTTCAAGGAGTTCTTCCATATCTTTCAGGTCGTGCCCGGAGATTAGGATTGCCGGATTTTTACGAACGCCGATATTCACTTCAGTAATTTCGGGATGTCCGTAAGATTCCGTATTTGCAGCATCGAGAATCGCCATTGCATCTACAGAATATTTTCCGGCTTCTAAAACCAATTCCACCATATCATCCACAGTTAAAGAATCGTTGAGAGTGGAAATAAGTGCTTTTTCGATAAACATCACGATCTCTTTAACTTCTTTTCCGAGACGCATTGCGTGATCTGCATAAGCGGCCATTCCCTTCAATCCATAAATTAGAAGTTCGCGTAAGGATCGAACATCTTCGTTTTCTGTAGCGAGAACTCCCACGGTGGCTGCTTTAGCATCAATATTTTCATCGGTGATGGTGAAAGTGGCTGCATCATGCTCAGCGAGTTTTCCGGCATCAATTCCCATTTCTGCTACTTTTTCTTTTCCCATCTCACGCATTTTGAGCGTTTCTTTGATCGCTTTGATGAAATAGGCTCTATCAAAATTTGCATTAGTAATCGTTGAGAACAATTTTTCTACGATGAATTTGTCGAGATCATTGCAAGTTTCTCTGTATTTTTTCCGAATTTCCAATGGTGCTTTTGAGCGGAAAATCACTAAGCCTTTTAGTGAATAGATCAAAAGATCTTGTAAATTTGCCACATCACTTTTTTTTCCGCAAATTCCATTTACTTTACATCCTTCATTTTTCAATGTCTCCTGACATTGATAACAAAACATACTCATTATGTTTCTCCTTTTCTTTTTTAGAAATATCTTTTCAATAAACCTTGAAAAGCTTTACCATGACGTGCTTCATCTTTACACATTTCGTGAACCGTGTCGTGAATTGCATCATATCCGAGTTTTTTGGCAAGGGTTGCCAAATCTTTTTTACCTTTAGTAGCGCCGTATTCTGCATCTACACGAGCTTGCAAATTTTTCTGCAGTTGCACCACATACGGGGCATTTTTACGGCGGATTTTCACCTTCGTGAACATATCCGCACACTGTGCATATCCATTTTTGTTTCATTTTTTTCCTTTATTTTTGATTTATTTTAGATAAAACATCAAGTTGTATATTATCTATAATATATTTAGCTTATAATTACATTCTCACGAAATCTTTCGGGAAGCTTGCGAACAAGAAGACCAGACAAAGCATTAGAAGGATGAATTCCTTTTAGTATTTGCGTTATGCCTTATACGAAAAAAGAAAATATTTTAGGTGCGGCATTCTCAAAGCTGGGGCTTTGAAGAAAAATGCGTTCCCAAGCAGGGGCTTGGGAACGAGAATGTCTTTTGCGGCTTGGGAACGAGAATNNNNNNNNNNNNNNNNNNNNNNNNNNNNNNNNNNNNNNNNNNNNNNNNNNNNNNNNNNNNNNNNNNNNNNNNNNNNNNNNNNNNNNNNNNNNNNNNNNNNGGCTTGGGAACGAGAATATCTTTTGCGGCTTGGGAACGAGAATGCGATTGTTTTGACTAATTTCATTTTGTAAAGTTCTCTATTGATCTCATTTCTGAATCCTCTAAAATTTTTAACACTTCTTTTCCTGAATTTTATCTGTTTTCTCTTTTACGATTAATATTTCTTGTAGTTGCATTAAGTTCCATTTTTCTTAGGCGGATTTTTTGAGGAGTAGCTTCCACCAGTTCATCATCCGAAATAAATTCAATTGATTGATCGAGAGTTAACGAACGGGGAGGTCGGAGAATAACCGTAGCATCCGATGAAGCGGCTCTCATATTTGTCAGTTTTTTTTCTTTTGTGATATTTATTTCCAAATCTATCATTCGATTTCTTTCACCAATGATCATACCCGCATATACTTTTGTTCCCGGTTCCACAAACAGTTCACCTCGATCAGCAGCCGCAATACAAGCATACGCAGAAACTCTGCCGGGGCGATCTGCAATCAATGTTCCGCTCATTCTATGCTTAATTTGCCCAAACCAGGGTTGGTAATCATAAAAAAGGTTATTCATGACTCCGGTTCCTTTTGTGTCTATTAGAAACTGGCTTCTAAATCCGATCAATCCTCTAGTGGGAATAAAAAATTCAAGGTTTGTTCTTCCGCTTCCATTATTCATCAGATTGATTAAACGCCCCTTTCTTATAGACAATTTTTCTGTTACAACCCCGACATATTCCTCGGGAACATCTACAAACACTCTCTCAACAGGTTCAAACAATTTATTATTGATTTGTTTGGTAATTACATTGGGCTTTGATGCCATTAATGAAAATCCTTCACGTCTCATTGTTTCAATCAAAACAGCCAGCTGCAATTCACCACGTCCCGCCACATTATAAGCATCGATTTTGTTCTCGACGGGTGTAACTCGAATAGAAACATTGCTAAGGGTTTCTTTTTGAAGGCGTTCTCTCAAATGACGGGTTGTAAGAAATTTTCCCTCATCGGCAAAAGGACTGGTGTCCACATAGAAAATCATTGCTACAGTGGGCTCATCCACTTTTATTCTGGGCAAAGGCTT
The DNA window shown above is from Candidatus Cloacimonadota bacterium and carries:
- the hcp gene encoding hydroxylamine reductase — its product is MSMFCYQCQETLKNEGCKVNGICGKKSDVANLQDLLIYSLKGLVIFRSKAPLEIRKKYRETCNDLDKFIVEKLFSTITNANFDRAYFIKAIKETLKMREMGKEKVAEMGIDAGKLAEHDAATFTITDENIDAKAATVGVLATENEDVRSLRELLIYGLKGMAAYADHAMRLGKEVKEIVMFIEKALISTLNDSLTVDDMVELVLEAGKYSVDAMAILDAANTESYGHPEITEVNIGVRKNPAILISGHDLKDMEELLEQTKGTGVDVYTHGEMLPANYYPAFKKYDNFVGNYGNAWWKQNVEFEKFNGVIILTTNCLVPPKPSYKDRVFTTNEVGFDGVKHIANPEKGKVKDFSEAIALAKTLPAPTEIETGKIVGGFAHHQVLALADKVVDAVKSGAIRKFVVMAGCDGRHKTRDYYREFAEKLPKDTIILTAGCAKFRYIKLDLGDIGGIPRVLDAGQCNDSYSLALIALKLKEVFEFEDINELPIAYNIAWYEQKAVTVLLALLHLGVKNIHLGPTLPAFISPAVLNVLVDNFNISGITNVDDDIKNMIG
- the typA gene encoding translational GTPase TypA; this encodes MRKNNIRNVAIIAHVDHGKTTLLDGMLRQSGTFRKNQVVETRVMDNMDLEKERGITISAKNTAINYHNIKINIVDTPGHADFGGEVERSLNMVDGAILLVDSSEGPLPQTRFVLKKALAKDLPIILVINKIDRKDARIDEVLNEVFDLFIELGANEKQIEFPILYTQATIGEAHLKLGDSNKDLKPLFDKIVNEIPGPEADDNEQLQFLVTNLDYDSYVGQIAVGRLTNGSLETNKRYTLCAKNDSFITVKLSALYTFFGLKRILVDKAEAGDVIALAGIDNINIGDTISSLENPKPLPRIKVDEPTVAMIFYVDTSPFADEGKFLTTRHLRERLQKETLSNVSIRVTPVENKIDAYNVAGRGELQLAVLIETMRREGFSLMASKPNVITKQINNKLFEPVERVFVDVPEEYVGVVTEKLSIRKGRLINLMNNGSGRTNLEFFIPTRGLIGFRSQFLIDTKGTGVMNNLFYDYQPWFGQIKHRMSGTLIADRPGRVSAYACIAAADRGELFVEPGTKVYAGMIIGERNRMIDLEINITKEKKLTNMRAASSDATVILRPPRSLTLDQSIEFISDDELVEATPQKIRLRKMELNATTRNINRKRENR